A region from the Halomarina litorea genome encodes:
- a CDS encoding biotin--[acetyl-CoA-carboxylase] ligase translates to MNETRLRVLEALADGPVSGPTLADSHDISRNAVWKHVEALREAGFGVESETEGYSLTTVPESGALALSFGLDAPFEVAHHETLDSTNRRARELAEAGASDVVVVADRQTGGRGRLDREWESPPGGVYLSLVCRPDLPLADAPLYTLAAAVATTQAAREAGVDAHIKWPNDVVVPRGMTASRTESDDVVVPRDGPDYDKLAGILTEMRGEADRVGWVVVGIGVNADAGSDDLPAGATSLRVETGERVDRRVFTQRLLESFDGLRGDPDAILDAWREHALTLGQRVRVETPGGEVVGEARDVERPGTLVVRTADGDVRVTAGDCEHLRPVE, encoded by the coding sequence ATGAACGAGACGCGCCTGCGGGTACTGGAGGCACTCGCCGACGGCCCCGTCTCGGGGCCGACGCTCGCCGACTCGCACGACATCTCCCGGAACGCGGTCTGGAAGCACGTCGAGGCCCTCCGCGAGGCCGGGTTCGGCGTCGAGAGCGAGACCGAGGGGTACTCCCTGACGACGGTGCCCGAGTCGGGAGCGCTCGCGCTGTCGTTCGGACTGGACGCCCCCTTCGAGGTAGCGCACCACGAGACGCTGGACTCGACGAACCGCCGTGCCCGCGAACTCGCGGAGGCGGGCGCGAGCGACGTGGTCGTCGTCGCGGACCGCCAGACCGGCGGACGGGGGCGACTGGACCGCGAGTGGGAGTCGCCGCCCGGCGGCGTCTACCTGAGTCTCGTCTGTCGGCCGGACCTGCCACTCGCGGACGCCCCGCTCTACACTCTCGCGGCGGCCGTCGCCACCACGCAAGCGGCCCGCGAGGCGGGCGTCGACGCGCACATCAAGTGGCCGAACGACGTCGTCGTCCCACGCGGGATGACTGCCAGTCGGACGGAGTCCGACGACGTCGTCGTCCCACGTGATGGACCGGACTACGACAAACTCGCGGGCATCCTCACGGAGATGCGCGGCGAGGCCGACCGCGTCGGGTGGGTCGTCGTCGGCATCGGCGTCAACGCCGACGCCGGGAGCGATGACCTCCCGGCGGGCGCGACCAGCCTTCGCGTCGAGACGGGCGAGCGGGTGGACCGGCGGGTGTTCACCCAGCGACTGCTCGAATCCTTCGACGGACTCCGGGGCGACCCGGACGCGATTCTCGACGCGTGGCGCGAGCACGCCCTCACGCTCGGCCAGCGGGTGCGCGTGGAGACGCCCGGCGGAGAGGTCGTGGGAGAGGCGAGGGACGTCGAACGGCCCGGGACGCTCGTGGTCCGCACCGCAGACGGCGACGTGCGGGTGACGGCGGGCGACTGCGAACACCTCCGCCCCGTCGAGTAG
- a CDS encoding DUF6114 domain-containing protein, whose amino-acid sequence MSTISDTIGDNRAVQSVSNYRSRFGAWKRQRPFWGGSLLVLSGLIIAIIPLDLALKFALVPTDFAFVGLIFAVFVVLSGVFALYQPQFAGFFGAAGILVAIISIFGALGGFVVGTLVGILGGSLCVAWEPPREESAGATATDGSATTNDGAAADD is encoded by the coding sequence ATGAGTACCATCTCCGACACCATCGGCGACAACCGGGCCGTCCAGTCCGTCTCGAACTACCGCTCGCGGTTCGGGGCGTGGAAGCGCCAGCGGCCGTTCTGGGGGGGTTCGCTGCTCGTCCTCTCGGGACTGATCATCGCCATCATCCCGCTCGACCTCGCGTTGAAGTTCGCGCTGGTGCCGACGGACTTCGCGTTCGTCGGCCTCATCTTCGCCGTGTTCGTGGTGCTGTCGGGGGTGTTCGCCCTCTACCAGCCACAGTTCGCGGGCTTCTTCGGCGCGGCGGGGATACTGGTCGCCATCATCTCCATCTTCGGGGCGCTGGGCGGCTTCGTCGTCGGGACGCTCGTCGGCATCCTCGGCGGGTCGCTCTGCGTCGCGTGGGAACCACCGCGAGAGGAATCGGCGGGCGCGACTGCGACGGACGGGAGCGCGACGACGAACGACGGAGCGGCGGCGGACGACTGA
- a CDS encoding NifU family protein, giving the protein MSADATPTEEELRERVSRFLMRNFPQIEMHGGSHSILDLDPEAGSVTVALGGACSGCGISPMTIQALKTRLVQEIPEITEVHAETGATFGETPAGFDRDTVPF; this is encoded by the coding sequence ATGAGCGCCGACGCCACCCCGACGGAGGAGGAACTCCGCGAGCGAGTCTCTCGATTCTTGATGCGCAACTTCCCGCAGATAGAGATGCACGGCGGGAGCCACTCCATCCTCGACCTCGACCCCGAGGCGGGGTCGGTCACCGTCGCCCTCGGCGGCGCCTGCTCGGGATGCGGCATCTCCCCGATGACGATTCAGGCGCTGAAGACGAGGCTGGTGCAGGAGATTCCCGAGATTACGGAGGTGCACGCCGAGACGGGCGCGACCTTCGGCGAGACGCCCGCCGGGTTCGACCGCGACACCGTCCCCTTCTGA
- a CDS encoding acetyl-CoA carboxylase biotin carboxylase subunit: MFEKVLVANRGEIAVRVMRACEELGVDTVAIYSEADKNAGHVRYADEAYNVGPARAADSYLDQEAIVDAAKKAGADAVHPGYGFLAENAEFAALVEETEGVTWVGPSSDSMEQMGEKTKARKVMQAADVPIVPGTTDPVEEVEEVHAFGEEYGYPIAIKAEGGGGGRGMKVVHEPDEAEDQLTSAKREGEAYFDNDSVYLERYLEAPRHIEVQVIADHHGNVRHLGERDCSLQRRHQKVIEEGPSPALAEDLAEEIRESARQGVAEADYYNAGTVEFLVEDGEFFFLEVNTRIQVEHTVTEEITGIDIVKWQLRVAAGEELGFAQDEVELDGHAMEFRINAENAADDFAPATGKLKTYDPPGGIGVRMDDALRQGDTIGGDYDSMIAKLVVWGEDRDTCIARSKRALAEYEIEGVTTIIPFHRLMLTDEAFVAGTHTTNYLDNELDRTRIEEAQEKWGPKATDDDEDDEEVTEREFTVEVNGKRFEVSLEERGGPTLPAGGGGGGGQSRGRRPSSGGSGGGGDDGGSSVSAEGEQVTAEMQGTILSVGVSEGDEVESGDILCVLEAMKMENDIVAEHGGTVTEVAIEEGQSVDMGDVLVVID; the protein is encoded by the coding sequence ATGTTCGAGAAGGTACTCGTCGCCAACCGAGGTGAAATCGCGGTACGCGTCATGCGTGCCTGCGAAGAACTCGGGGTCGACACGGTCGCCATCTACAGCGAGGCCGACAAGAACGCCGGTCACGTCCGCTACGCCGACGAGGCGTACAACGTCGGTCCCGCGCGAGCGGCCGACTCGTACCTCGACCAGGAGGCTATCGTGGACGCCGCGAAGAAAGCCGGCGCGGACGCCGTCCACCCCGGCTACGGCTTCCTCGCCGAGAACGCAGAGTTCGCCGCACTCGTCGAAGAGACCGAGGGCGTCACGTGGGTCGGCCCCTCCAGCGACTCGATGGAGCAGATGGGCGAGAAGACGAAGGCACGGAAGGTCATGCAGGCCGCGGACGTCCCCATCGTCCCCGGCACCACCGATCCCGTCGAGGAGGTCGAGGAGGTCCACGCCTTCGGCGAGGAGTACGGCTACCCCATCGCCATCAAGGCCGAGGGCGGCGGCGGCGGCCGCGGGATGAAGGTCGTCCACGAACCCGACGAGGCCGAAGACCAGCTCACCTCCGCGAAGCGGGAGGGTGAGGCCTACTTCGACAACGACTCCGTGTATCTGGAGCGCTACCTCGAAGCCCCACGCCACATCGAGGTGCAGGTCATCGCCGACCACCACGGCAACGTCCGCCACCTCGGCGAGCGCGACTGCTCGCTGCAGCGCCGCCACCAGAAGGTCATCGAGGAGGGCCCCTCGCCGGCCCTGGCCGAGGACCTCGCCGAGGAGATCCGCGAGTCCGCCCGACAGGGCGTCGCGGAGGCCGACTACTACAACGCGGGCACCGTCGAGTTCCTCGTCGAGGACGGGGAGTTCTTCTTCCTCGAGGTGAACACCCGCATTCAGGTCGAGCACACCGTCACCGAAGAGATAACGGGCATCGACATCGTGAAGTGGCAACTGCGCGTCGCCGCCGGCGAGGAACTGGGCTTCGCGCAGGACGAGGTCGAACTCGACGGCCACGCGATGGAGTTCCGCATCAACGCGGAGAACGCGGCCGACGACTTCGCGCCCGCCACCGGGAAGCTGAAGACGTACGACCCGCCGGGCGGCATCGGCGTCCGCATGGACGACGCCCTCCGACAGGGCGACACCATCGGCGGGGACTACGACTCGATGATCGCGAAGCTCGTCGTCTGGGGCGAGGACCGCGACACCTGCATCGCCCGGTCGAAGCGGGCGCTCGCCGAGTACGAGATAGAGGGCGTCACGACGATCATCCCGTTCCACCGCCTGATGCTCACCGACGAGGCGTTCGTCGCGGGCACGCACACGACGAACTACCTCGACAACGAACTCGACCGCACGCGCATCGAGGAGGCCCAGGAGAAGTGGGGGCCGAAGGCGACCGACGACGACGAGGACGACGAGGAAGTCACCGAACGCGAGTTCACCGTCGAGGTCAACGGCAAGCGCTTCGAGGTCTCGCTCGAAGAGCGCGGCGGCCCGACGCTCCCCGCAGGGGGCGGGGGCGGCGGCGGACAGAGTCGCGGCCGACGCCCCTCTTCGGGCGGGTCCGGGGGCGGCGGTGACGACGGTGGCTCGTCGGTCTCCGCAGAGGGCGAACAGGTCACCGCCGAGATGCAGGGGACCATCCTCTCGGTCGGCGTCAGCGAGGGCGACGAGGTCGAATCGGGCGACATCCTCTGCGTGCTGGAGGCCATGAAGATGGAGAACGACATCGTCGCCGAACACGGCGGCACGGTCACCGAAGTCGCCATCGAGGAGGGCCAGAGCGTCGACATGGGCGACGTGCTGGTCGTCATCGACTGA
- a CDS encoding amidohydrolase family protein has translation MPTHVEGTVLRGPDFDPVEGRVVVEDGRIADVEETTTDSTDIVCPAFVNAHTHIGDSIAKEAGGGLSLEELVAPPDGLKHRLLRAADPDELIEGMRRSLSFMQAGGTAACIEFREGGVDGVRHIERAADGLAIDPVVLGRETVEAMHASDGFGASGANDATFDAEREETREAGKLFGIHAGEVDDSDIGPALDLDPDFLVHLVHADADHLDRIAEMEIPAAVCPRSNLVTDVGLPPVEDLLDHTDVALGTDNVMLNSPSMFREMEFTAKLYDVTAREVLGMATRAGADVAGLNCGLIEEGRDAKLLVLDGDSDNLAGAQDVVRAVVRRAGVSDVKDVALESAD, from the coding sequence ATGCCCACGCACGTCGAGGGGACCGTCCTGCGCGGCCCCGACTTCGACCCCGTCGAGGGGCGCGTCGTCGTCGAAGACGGGCGTATCGCCGACGTCGAGGAGACCACGACCGACTCGACCGATATCGTCTGCCCCGCGTTCGTCAACGCCCACACCCACATCGGCGACTCCATCGCCAAAGAGGCCGGCGGCGGCCTCTCGCTCGAAGAACTCGTCGCGCCGCCGGACGGTCTGAAACACCGCCTCCTGCGCGCGGCCGACCCCGACGAACTGATCGAGGGGATGCGACGCTCGCTGTCGTTCATGCAGGCGGGCGGCACCGCCGCGTGCATCGAGTTCCGCGAGGGCGGCGTCGACGGCGTTCGCCACATCGAACGAGCCGCCGACGGACTCGCAATCGACCCGGTCGTCCTCGGTCGGGAGACGGTCGAGGCGATGCACGCGAGCGACGGCTTCGGTGCCAGCGGGGCGAACGACGCCACCTTCGACGCCGAACGCGAGGAGACCCGCGAGGCGGGCAAACTGTTCGGCATCCACGCCGGCGAGGTGGACGACAGCGACATCGGCCCCGCGCTGGACCTCGACCCGGACTTCCTCGTCCACCTCGTCCACGCCGACGCGGACCACCTCGACCGCATCGCGGAGATGGAAATCCCGGCGGCGGTCTGCCCCCGGTCGAACCTCGTCACGGACGTGGGCCTCCCGCCCGTCGAGGACCTCCTCGACCACACGGACGTGGCCCTCGGGACGGACAACGTGATGCTCAACTCGCCGTCGATGTTCCGCGAGATGGAGTTCACGGCGAAACTGTACGACGTCACAGCGAGGGAGGTCCTCGGGATGGCGACCCGCGCGGGCGCGGACGTCGCGGGACTGAACTGCGGCCTGATAGAAGAGGGCCGCGACGCGAAACTCCTCGTCCTCGACGGCGACTCGGACAACCTCGCGGGCGCACAGGACGTCGTCCGCGCCGTCGTCCGACGCGCGGGCGTGAGCGACGTGAAGGATGTCGCCCTCGAATCGGCCGACTGA
- a CDS encoding glycerophosphodiester phosphodiesterase, giving the protein MRCIAHRGCAARAPENTVRAVELAAPHVDMVEVDVRRCGSGELVVFHDERLGRLTDGRGRVADRSYDHLRRLYVEGSDERIPLLPDLLAAVPPDVGVNVECKHAGVAADLLAALNGVPNEVLVSSFDPDALREVGEASDLPLAYLFHREVRRFGRDWTRAIERARRLGCSYLHPEYRLCLERPERIDRAHDGGFEVNTWTVKHPRTVERLREAGVDGVIVDDWAIV; this is encoded by the coding sequence ATGCGATGTATCGCTCACCGGGGCTGTGCGGCCCGCGCCCCGGAGAACACGGTCCGGGCGGTCGAACTCGCCGCCCCCCACGTCGACATGGTCGAAGTCGACGTCAGACGCTGTGGGTCCGGCGAACTCGTCGTCTTCCACGACGAACGCCTCGGCCGACTCACCGACGGCCGCGGGCGCGTCGCGGACCGGTCGTACGACCACCTCCGGCGACTCTACGTCGAGGGCTCCGACGAGCGAATCCCCCTCCTCCCGGACCTGCTGGCCGCGGTCCCGCCGGACGTGGGCGTCAACGTCGAGTGCAAGCACGCGGGCGTGGCCGCCGACCTCCTCGCCGCCCTCAACGGCGTCCCCAACGAGGTGCTCGTCTCCTCGTTCGACCCCGACGCCCTCCGCGAGGTGGGCGAGGCGAGCGACCTGCCCCTCGCGTATCTCTTTCACCGCGAGGTCAGACGGTTCGGCCGCGACTGGACGCGGGCCATCGAGCGCGCCCGCCGTCTCGGCTGTTCGTACCTCCACCCGGAGTACCGCCTCTGTCTGGAGCGCCCGGAGCGAATCGACCGCGCGCACGACGGGGGCTTCGAGGTGAACACGTGGACGGTCAAACACCCGCGGACCGTCGAGCGACTCCGCGAGGCGGGGGTCGACGGCGTCATCGTGGACGACTGGGCCATCGTCTGA
- a CDS encoding DUF6230 family protein produces MPLDKKRFAVVFLAANVLLVGVGASIALGGVAVAVPTAGVGGFTVTFDELQGQGFTQYATIENNSDCAAYPATVAQIESGYIKGLHLYKDVTIPEGMPGGGDTIRLSVKSDQKAEFTGLTQKATYIGADLTFKNGQRIEAGAPSASVQDALSITSPSVVIADAKIKAQSQFVQSITLPGTEVTTTVNPEQRADFPQAACAASNGS; encoded by the coding sequence ATGCCACTGGACAAGAAGCGGTTCGCGGTCGTGTTCCTCGCGGCGAACGTGCTACTGGTCGGCGTCGGTGCCTCCATCGCCCTCGGTGGAGTGGCGGTGGCCGTCCCGACGGCCGGCGTCGGCGGGTTCACCGTGACCTTCGACGAGTTGCAGGGACAGGGGTTCACCCAGTACGCGACGATAGAGAACAACAGCGACTGTGCGGCCTACCCGGCGACGGTCGCACAGATCGAGTCGGGCTACATCAAGGGTCTGCACCTCTACAAGGACGTCACCATCCCGGAGGGGATGCCCGGGGGTGGTGACACCATCCGGCTGTCGGTGAAGTCCGACCAGAAGGCCGAGTTCACCGGCCTGACCCAGAAGGCGACGTACATCGGCGCGGACCTCACCTTCAAGAACGGCCAGCGAATCGAGGCTGGCGCGCCCAGCGCGAGCGTGCAGGACGCCCTGAGTATCACCTCGCCGAGCGTCGTCATCGCCGACGCGAAGATCAAGGCACAGAGCCAGTTCGTCCAGTCCATCACGCTGCCGGGAACCGAGGTCACCACCACGGTCAACCCCGAACAGCGCGCCGACTTCCCGCAGGCGGCCTGCGCCGCATCCAACGGGTCCTGA
- a CDS encoding HD domain-containing protein has protein sequence MNSVKDSVHDHIEVEGVAEALLDTPMVQRLRRIRQLGTVSFVYPSANHTRFEHSLGVYHLANQALGHLGIDGRNAERIRAAALLHDTGHGPYSHNLEDLIYRHTGRYHDEIHDLLGEGEVAAILEAHDLDPERVADLVRGDGRYGQLVSGELDVDRMDYLVRDAHHTGVPYGTIDHGRLVRELQFVDDELVLAEGNIQTAESLLLARALMNPTVYNHHVARISKAMLRRGAQRLLRAGATDAGALRRMDDRDLTVALRQCEATAEYAERLDTRNLYKRAVWAELDAVDDDLLMADSQKIRRFEEDIAEAAGVDPEAVVLDVPGKPSIPESTSRVVVNGDIRKLENQSTLVQAVLRVQEDQWRFGVYAPAGEMQAVGHAVERVLGLDLDALVSDIRVGRPATLDEFAGN, from the coding sequence ATGAACTCCGTCAAGGACAGCGTCCACGACCACATCGAGGTGGAGGGCGTCGCGGAGGCCCTCCTCGACACGCCGATGGTCCAGCGACTCCGGCGCATCCGGCAACTCGGGACCGTCTCCTTCGTCTATCCCTCCGCGAACCACACCCGCTTCGAGCACTCCCTCGGGGTGTACCACCTCGCCAATCAGGCGCTCGGGCACCTCGGCATCGACGGGCGCAACGCCGAGCGTATCCGGGCGGCGGCGCTCCTCCACGACACCGGCCACGGTCCCTACTCGCACAACCTGGAGGACCTCATCTACCGCCACACCGGGCGCTACCACGACGAGATTCACGACCTGCTGGGGGAGGGGGAGGTGGCGGCCATCCTCGAAGCCCACGACCTCGACCCCGAACGAGTGGCGGACCTCGTGCGCGGCGACGGGCGCTACGGACAACTGGTGTCGGGCGAACTCGACGTCGACCGGATGGACTACCTCGTGCGCGACGCCCACCACACGGGCGTTCCCTACGGCACCATCGACCACGGGCGACTCGTGCGCGAACTCCAGTTCGTCGACGACGAACTCGTCCTCGCGGAGGGGAACATCCAGACCGCCGAGTCGCTCCTCCTCGCGCGTGCGCTGATGAACCCGACCGTCTACAACCACCACGTCGCCCGCATCTCGAAGGCGATGCTCCGCCGGGGCGCGCAGCGACTCCTGCGGGCGGGCGCGACCGACGCCGGGGCCCTCCGCCGGATGGACGACCGGGACCTGACCGTCGCGCTCCGCCAGTGTGAGGCGACCGCGGAGTACGCCGAACGGCTGGACACGAGGAACCTCTACAAACGGGCGGTCTGGGCGGAACTGGACGCCGTCGACGACGACTTGCTGATGGCCGACTCGCAGAAGATACGCCGCTTCGAGGAGGACATCGCCGAGGCGGCGGGCGTCGACCCCGAGGCGGTCGTCCTCGACGTGCCGGGCAAGCCCTCCATCCCCGAATCCACCAGTCGCGTCGTCGTCAACGGCGACATCCGCAAACTGGAGAACCAGTCGACGCTCGTGCAGGCCGTCCTGCGGGTGCAAGAAGACCAGTGGCGCTTCGGCGTCTACGCCCCCGCCGGGGAGATGCAGGCGGTCGGCCACGCCGTCGAACGCGTCCTCGGACTGGACCTCGACGCCCTCGTCAGCGACATCCGCGTGGGGCGGCCAGCCACGCTGGACGAGTTCGCCGGGAACTAA
- a CDS encoding tRNA-dihydrouridine synthase → MSGVDFSPRVALASLSGAADAAWARAASEYAGCAFLGGLSLDGPTREAARALVARDRDEFLPEDPVAFVDAQLTAADDLPMTLGVNVRTTTLAPLRDVARVCDDHDALLEVNAHCRQDEMCAAGAGETLLRDTDQLCEQVAAASEAGATVSVKVRAEVEGVDLPALARRLDDAGASVLHVDAMDSEWTVSDIVEAFDGFVVANNGVRDRATVREYLAHGADAVSVGRPSDDPRVLSRVREAADDWFAERADGENEGGPRATR, encoded by the coding sequence ATGAGCGGGGTCGATTTCTCGCCGCGCGTCGCCCTCGCCAGTCTCTCGGGCGCCGCGGACGCCGCGTGGGCGCGCGCCGCGAGCGAGTACGCGGGGTGTGCGTTCCTCGGCGGCCTCTCCCTCGACGGTCCGACCCGCGAGGCCGCACGCGCACTCGTCGCCCGCGACCGCGACGAGTTCCTCCCCGAGGACCCCGTCGCGTTCGTCGACGCGCAACTGACCGCGGCCGACGACCTCCCGATGACCCTCGGGGTGAACGTCCGCACGACGACGCTCGCGCCACTCCGCGACGTCGCCCGTGTCTGTGACGACCACGACGCCCTCCTCGAGGTGAACGCCCACTGCCGACAGGACGAGATGTGCGCGGCGGGCGCGGGCGAGACCCTCCTCCGGGACACAGACCAACTCTGCGAACAGGTCGCCGCCGCCAGCGAGGCGGGCGCGACGGTGAGCGTGAAGGTCCGCGCCGAAGTCGAGGGCGTCGACCTCCCCGCCCTCGCCCGGCGACTGGACGACGCGGGCGCGAGCGTCCTCCACGTGGACGCGATGGACTCGGAGTGGACAGTCAGTGACATCGTGGAGGCGTTCGACGGGTTCGTCGTCGCCAACAACGGCGTCCGCGACCGCGCGACCGTCCGGGAGTACCTCGCCCACGGCGCGGACGCGGTGAGCGTCGGGCGGCCGAGCGACGACCCGCGCGTCCTCTCGCGCGTGCGAGAGGCGGCCGACGACTGGTTCGCGGAGCGCGCCGACGGGGAGAACGAAGGGGGGCCGAGGGCGACCCGATGA
- a CDS encoding helix-turn-helix domain-containing protein, with the protein MRYVTISIRPEKGGIHPVGTLIAQHDGVVREKLLHVDALFNGNGVLFYRLRGDVGPLCEELADHPDVIAHDVIDTHEGATDLYIYVRPGSPAGTLMYVAQKYALIIDTPLEYTDDGRLLVTVAGTQANLRQAYEEFPDSVDVSIEQAGDYAPGEDKLLSALTDRQREVLQTAVDMGYYTIPREATHNDIAAQLGVASSTIDEHLRKAESRLFTGLLG; encoded by the coding sequence ATGCGGTATGTCACGATTTCCATCAGGCCCGAGAAGGGCGGTATCCACCCCGTCGGTACGCTCATCGCCCAGCACGACGGGGTCGTCCGTGAGAAACTCCTCCACGTCGACGCCCTCTTCAACGGCAACGGCGTGCTGTTCTACCGTCTCCGGGGCGACGTCGGGCCCCTCTGCGAGGAACTCGCCGACCACCCGGACGTCATCGCCCACGACGTCATCGACACGCACGAGGGGGCCACGGACCTCTACATCTACGTTCGCCCGGGGTCGCCCGCCGGGACGCTGATGTACGTCGCCCAGAAGTACGCCCTCATCATCGACACCCCGCTCGAGTACACCGACGACGGCCGACTGCTCGTCACCGTCGCGGGGACGCAGGCCAACCTCCGGCAGGCCTACGAGGAGTTCCCCGACAGCGTCGACGTCTCCATCGAGCAGGCGGGCGACTACGCGCCCGGCGAGGACAAACTGCTCTCCGCGCTCACCGACCGACAGCGGGAGGTCCTCCAGACGGCGGTCGACATGGGCTACTACACCATCCCGCGCGAGGCGACGCACAACGACATCGCCGCACAGCTCGGCGTCGCGTCGAGCACCATCGACGAGCACCTCAGAAAAGCGGAATCGCGTCTGTTCACCGGACTGCTCGGCTGA
- a CDS encoding MOSC domain-containing protein has translation MTDSGTVAAVHVAPESGAPVVERASVEAVAGRGLRGDRYFEDRGTFSQSANDIPRDITLIERETLERVERDYDIALSPGEHRRNVTVSGVALDHLVGRRFRVGEVVCEGVERCEPCSYLERSLEKRGIREAMVHRGGLRARIVESGTIAVGDAVETDE, from the coding sequence ATGACTGACTCCGGGACCGTAGCGGCCGTCCACGTCGCCCCCGAATCGGGTGCCCCGGTGGTGGAACGGGCCTCGGTCGAGGCCGTCGCGGGCCGCGGCCTGCGCGGCGACCGCTACTTCGAGGACCGAGGGACGTTCTCGCAGTCCGCGAACGACATCCCTCGGGACATCACGCTCATCGAACGCGAGACGCTGGAGCGCGTCGAACGCGACTACGACATCGCGCTCTCGCCGGGCGAGCATCGGCGCAACGTCACCGTCTCGGGCGTCGCCCTCGACCACCTCGTCGGCAGGCGCTTCCGAGTGGGCGAGGTGGTCTGCGAGGGCGTCGAACGCTGCGAGCCGTGTTCGTACCTCGAACGGTCGCTGGAGAAACGCGGAATCCGGGAGGCGATGGTCCACCGCGGCGGCCTCCGGGCGCGAATCGTCGAGTCCGGAACTATCGCTGTCGGCGACGCCGTGGAGACGGACGAGTAG
- the cofD gene encoding 2-phospho-L-lactate transferase produces the protein MTTFLAGGTGTPKLLAGASEVFPPTGTTVVGNTGDDVELGGHLVSPDLDTILFMDGGVLDRETWWGIADDGGTTHEELRRLAEEVGLGVGPRYLPEDAQTAGRDIARWRRFSGVGEFMYIGDRDRAVHITRTSLVDEGHTLTEATRTLADAFGLDRDLLPMSDDPVATIVHTPEGPMHFQEWWVARGGEPAVEDVEFRGADDATPTEAVLASLADPVVVGPSNPVTSIGPMTAMDEFRAALDDTAVVAVSPFVGDRVFSGPAAKLMEATGHEASTAGVAEAYPFADAFVLDEDDPTDLDRPIVRTDTALDNGEDSERVARAVAGALEVVAR, from the coding sequence ATGACGACGTTCCTCGCCGGAGGGACGGGGACACCGAAACTGCTCGCGGGGGCGAGCGAGGTGTTCCCGCCCACCGGGACGACGGTGGTGGGCAACACGGGCGACGACGTGGAACTGGGAGGGCACCTCGTTTCGCCGGATCTCGATACGATCCTGTTCATGGACGGCGGCGTCCTCGACCGGGAGACGTGGTGGGGCATCGCCGACGACGGGGGCACGACCCACGAGGAACTCCGCCGCCTCGCCGAGGAGGTCGGACTCGGCGTCGGCCCGCGCTACCTGCCGGAGGACGCACAGACCGCGGGCCGCGACATCGCCCGCTGGCGGCGCTTCTCCGGCGTCGGCGAGTTCATGTACATCGGCGACCGCGACCGGGCGGTCCACATCACCCGGACGAGCCTCGTAGACGAGGGACACACGCTGACCGAGGCCACCCGGACGCTCGCCGACGCCTTCGGCCTCGACCGCGACCTCCTGCCGATGAGCGACGACCCCGTCGCCACCATCGTCCACACCCCCGAGGGGCCCATGCACTTCCAGGAGTGGTGGGTCGCCCGCGGCGGCGAACCCGCAGTCGAGGACGTGGAGTTCCGGGGCGCGGACGACGCCACCCCCACGGAGGCCGTCCTCGCTTCCCTCGCGGACCCCGTCGTCGTCGGTCCCTCGAACCCCGTGACGAGCATCGGGCCGATGACCGCCATGGACGAGTTCCGGGCCGCCCTCGACGACACCGCAGTCGTCGCCGTCTCGCCGTTCGTGGGCGACCGGGTGTTCTCGGGACCCGCCGCGAAACTCATGGAGGCGACCGGTCACGAGGCGTCGACGGCGGGCGTCGCCGAGGCGTACCCCTTCGCCGACGCCTTCGTCCTCGACGAGGACGATCCGACCGACCTCGACCGACCCATCGTCCGCACCGACACCGCCCTCGACAACGGCGAGGACTCCGAACGCGTGGCGCGGGCCGTCGCGGGCGCACTGGAGGTCGTCGCGCGATGA